One genomic region from bacterium encodes:
- a CDS encoding 3-methyl-2-oxobutanoate dehydrogenase subunit VorB, with translation MKNKILISGNEALAEASIQAGCKAYFGYPITPQNEITAYMSRRMPEENRVFIQAESELAAINMVLGASASGVRTMTTSSSPGISLMQEAISYMAGDELPCVIANVARGGPGLGNIAGSQSDYFQSVKGGGHGDYNLIVIAPATVQEMFDFTFTAFDLADKYRTPVIILADGYLGQMMEPAELKKKEIIDIKKNWALRGAKNRKPNVINSMYLGDSALEAHNQKLQEKFQKIKKGLCLVEEISVDDAKIILVAYGTTSRICKSVVKKLRAKNIKAGLIRPITLWPFPEQAIKQAVSHSKFLLTVEMSAGQMVEDVKLAAEGKVPVYFYGRMGGGVPEEEKIINIIESKL, from the coding sequence ATGAAAAATAAAATTCTAATTTCGGGTAACGAGGCATTGGCAGAAGCCTCTATTCAAGCGGGTTGCAAGGCGTATTTTGGATACCCCATAACACCGCAGAACGAAATAACTGCTTACATGTCACGGCGAATGCCCGAAGAAAATAGAGTATTTATTCAGGCAGAAAGCGAACTCGCCGCAATTAATATGGTTTTGGGCGCATCAGCTTCCGGCGTAAGAACAATGACAACTTCTTCATCTCCCGGAATATCTTTAATGCAAGAAGCTATTTCCTATATGGCAGGAGACGAACTGCCTTGTGTAATAGCTAATGTTGCTCGTGGGGGACCCGGTCTTGGAAATATCGCCGGTTCGCAGAGCGACTATTTCCAATCCGTAAAAGGAGGCGGGCACGGGGACTATAATCTTATAGTAATTGCTCCTGCAACTGTTCAGGAAATGTTCGATTTCACTTTTACCGCTTTCGATTTGGCGGACAAATACAGAACCCCTGTAATAATCCTTGCTGACGGATATTTGGGGCAAATGATGGAACCCGCAGAACTCAAGAAAAAGGAAATTATCGATATCAAAAAAAATTGGGCTTTGAGGGGAGCAAAGAACAGAAAGCCGAACGTAATAAACAGCATGTATTTGGGCGACAGCGCATTAGAAGCGCATAATCAAAAATTGCAAGAAAAATTCCAAAAAATAAAGAAAGGACTCTGTCTTGTTGAAGAAATATCAGTGGACGATGCAAAGATAATATTAGTTGCTTATGGGACTACATCGCGTATTTGCAAGAGTGTCGTAAAAAAATTAAGAGCAAAAAATATAAAAGCGGGGCTCATAAGACCAATTACTCTTTGGCCTTTCCCCGAACAAGCCATTAAACAAGCTGTATCGCATTCTAAATTTTTACTTACGGTAGAAATGAGCGCTGGACAAATGGTCGAAGACGTAAAACTTGCGGCAGAAGGCAAAGTGCCTGTTTACTTCTACGGAAGAATGGGCGGCGGAGTTCCGGAAGAAGAAAAAATAATCAATATAATTGAATCAAAACTGTAA
- a CDS encoding 2-oxoglutarate oxidoreductase, giving the protein MEKKFGLPKTMKDTVTHYCPGCGHGIVHRIVAEVIDELNIREITIGIAPVGCAVLAYNYLNIDMAEAPHGRTPAVATGIKRVQPDKIVFTYQGDGDLAAIGTGEIVHTAARGENITTIFVNNAVYGMTGGQMAPTTLLKQKTQTTPFGRDPKVAGFPLRIPEMLRSIEGVVYLARETVISPKNIIRLKKYIKKAFTLQIKKAGFSLVEVLSPCPTNLRLSPIKSYDWVKENMLPYYPLGEIKDNR; this is encoded by the coding sequence ATGGAAAAGAAATTTGGTCTGCCAAAAACCATGAAAGATACCGTTACTCATTATTGCCCCGGCTGCGGACACGGCATCGTACATAGAATAGTAGCTGAAGTCATAGACGAATTAAACATAAGAGAAATAACAATAGGTATAGCGCCTGTAGGATGCGCCGTCCTTGCATACAATTATCTTAATATAGATATGGCAGAAGCGCCTCACGGTAGAACTCCCGCAGTTGCCACAGGCATAAAACGAGTCCAGCCGGACAAAATAGTCTTTACTTATCAGGGAGACGGAGACTTAGCAGCAATAGGAACAGGAGAAATTGTGCATACTGCAGCAAGAGGTGAAAATATAACTACAATATTTGTAAATAATGCTGTCTATGGCATGACAGGTGGACAGATGGCTCCAACTACTCTACTTAAACAAAAGACACAAACAACTCCATTTGGAAGAGACCCCAAGGTAGCAGGATTTCCATTAAGAATTCCTGAAATGCTTAGGTCGATAGAAGGCGTTGTTTATCTTGCAAGAGAAACAGTTATTTCTCCAAAAAACATAATAAGATTAAAGAAATACATCAAAAAAGCATTTACTCTTCAGATAAAAAAAGCGGGATTTTCTTTAGTAGAAGTCCTTTCTCCTTGTCCGACAAATTTGAGATTAAGTCCGATAAAATCATATGATTGGGTCAAAGAAAATATGCTCCCCTATTATCCTTTGGGAGAAATAAAAGATAACAGATGA